A region of the Leptidea sinapis chromosome 14, ilLepSina1.1, whole genome shotgun sequence genome:
ATTGTGAATGCAATTGTAATTTATGACCCCATCGTATAACCTTTTCTGTCCAGAATACAGCTGTATCTAAGGGTGAACTCTCCCTTTCACGCCAACTTTGAGAAACTTCACTAGCTTTTTCTTGAACGCTGCaagcatttattattattaatatttttaccgTGTGTTTCCCTTGAGCAAAAAAGGAATAGGGGAATCCCAGGCCCAAAGGTGTCGAATGAGGTGACTAAGAACAATTAGAAGTGATAGAATCACGCTGCCGTCCTATGCACGATGAGGCCAGACTCGTACGGATTAAGTACAACAGTCGCACAGAAAACCGACGTGAACTAGTGGCCTACtgcttatattttttacataggatagtgtcgaggaccggagcccATCCCCTACTCTCCACCAAAATATTACAGCGGTCCTTAacgagattttaccccaggacaGCCGACTGAAGGAGCTCTTAACTCTAGCCATCGTAGAATCATAAGATAATTTAATAGcttctattattaatataaaaaacaactaatttATCGTTGATAACATACTTACTCTTTGCTAAGGACATAGTGTATTGCATTGGTTAAATCTTGATCATCAAAATCTTTTAAGGATAGCACTTCAGCTACACCTGCCTGTTTTGCTGCAGCAGAGTTTGATCTTTGGTCAGCTAGAATTGGAATTAATACCATTGGTTTTCCGGCATATATAGCTTCAATCATACCCAAATTCCCACCATGACATATTATCGCTTTAACGTTTTCatgctctgtaaaataaaaataaaatacattttaacaaGTGTAGAATAAAGCAGGCAAATATGGAATTTTTAATTAGAATTGGAAAATAGGCTGGGTTAATAACACCAAAAAATTTAGTATAAGTGTATTGAAACCAAAAGAAAagataaatcaataaaatcaaagaaaagaaATGCATTACACTTACGAAtatcaaaaatcataatattaccaCCAGTCGGAAAAGGTtggagctttaataagaagaaggcGAGAATTTCATAGCTACTCTTTGAACTTTACATTCACAGCTTTATCATTtaagaaattgttttaattacaatttgtaTTAATGTGCTTTGTATTGTGTAATGTGCTTTGCttgtattaattgtattaatgtGCGATTATGGACCCGCGTATGGTACTTATTAGAAGATTTATAAGCGAAAACATAATTCTGATGCATTATAATGCGCGTCCGGGATTAGCCAGCGCGCAGCTCTGACATTAATCAGATCTTTCACATAGAACTAGATAGTAGAACTGTATATGCAAGAAATCTGGTACTAACAATGGTTGTAGAGCTCAAATTTGGTTCAATCAAGATTTATAACGGCAATTAAGTATGTAATAGACTATATCCAGACCAAGTGGCAAGCCTTATCCCTTGGGTTGATGGGGACCGCCCAACTTTACTACTACTTCTAAAACAtcgttattttatacttatttatttatttttcgacATAGACatcaataacattaattaaagacAATAGAGTCATTCATCTTGTTCACAGTACTTCAGGCATTCTGACATTATTTCCGTCCATTCATCCGCAAACAAGTCACACTTAAGGTTTGCGTTCAGAAAATCGTTGAGCGCGGTGAGGATGTGGGATATAGGTGACTGTGCATGCCCTACTGTGCGCCCCTGCGGAACAGCACACAGTTCATGTCCACACAAAGAACCGACACAGCTTATGACTTAACTCGGAAGCATTGATCTTACCATGAAAAACTTTACTGAATTAAAGTAGTCACCGAGCAATCGAAGAAGTCCAGGGACAAAGGCGATGGCTGCAAGCTTTGAGAGTAGTATGTCATTATTGACTATAAGGTCTTTCTATAGGTAAACGCCTTTCGAAAGTCGAAGTACAGGACATCAACCTGGCATACTTTATGTAAGCTCGTAGAGATATAGTCGACAAGGATTAAACGATATGTGTCGACCGATCTTTAACTCATGAAGTCATGTTGTTCATCACATTAGTGTTTGTCTACCAGCGCCGTATATGTATTTGTGTGTATGGACATAGAGTGGACAGTACGAAAAgttttttgtaacaaaaatttgCCAATGGCCGCTTTTGAAAGTTCAATAATTACTTACGTAAAAGATCTAACTGCGGCatccatttaatttttaatatattgtttccCAAAAACGTTCCATTTTCTGCACTACTAGCGTACTTCCAAATCACTCTTTGTTTAAGTTTTGAGAAAACATTTATAAGCATGTTTTGCTTTTTCTCAGATAAAGAAGTAGATTTTGTCTGTGAGCctaaactaaatataataacgcCGTCGGTTGACTCATTGACAAATTTCGCAATATGCtgcaaataaagaataattatttttagtattattaaccactgttttaaattttttgtaatattgttcGCCAAGAGAGACTTCTATAGGCGACTTAAGCCAACTTTACCTGAAAGAGCATTACATATTCGATCGTGACGCATctgtctcattcaatacccacgTAATTAAGTACCTACTCAGCACACTTTGAGAGGTTTAAtgttagaaatatttataaaaccttGGTTTATCAACGTTTTGGACTTTATAAGATATGGCCTGTTTTAACCGTTGCGTCATGCCGAGTAGCCTCTTTCGAAATCTCTAGAACATGTAGCAATTTTTTCCCATAGAAAACAATTCATAAAACATTCAAAACAAACAACAAATCCATAGATCCCTGGCCAGATAGATTAAAGGCCTGCATTAAagttatttgaattgaattattttttaattattgcgaAGACTTtgaaatttctattattatttaacaattaatgtattacaataaatgtattaaaatttgtaaattaatatgaatagataatattatattatagtaacatacatacttacatatatacatacatacatcagCAATAGTACGTAAAAATCATCTACTTACATCTGGGAGttgcttttttgaaggttccaAATGGATGCCTCCAATCTCGATTAGTCCCGGCACTTGTGGTTTGACTCCATGAAGAACATTAAATGCATTAAGAAATATTAGATTGTagtaaaaatgattaatttttttctgataGAAATCTTCTAtgaagtttttttctttttctataaaatttcgGCGGTGCCACATTGACATTAGCTTTATGATTGTGTTTTCCACACGTTGAGCAAATATCATTTGACTTGAAAATGATGTAGTCACCATTGGAACAAATGACggattgttctcagcacccattTCTGAATATGTCCACGGTAGTGCAGAACACGAAGACATTCCTATGACTGGTACAGTGATGTTAAAAGCTTGTAATAAACCCATCATACATTCACTTATAAAATGTTCAGTTATTACAAGATCGTACtgaaatttcattttttctaTAAATGGTGAATATTTAACAATCTTCTTACAAATCTCGAAACCAACATTTCCGTAGTACGTCAACTGATTCACTTGGTCTATAATATTTCCAACAAATGGTACTCGATAAATGCCACTTGGATTTTCATATTTTCCGATGTTGAGCATTTCCAATCGTAGAACTCCAAGGCTTTCCAGACTTACTTCTTCGTAATTATCTGGTTTTTCATTTAATGGAAAGAATGTAGCAACAGTAACATTATGACCCTTCTTTGCAAGTGCAATCATCAATGGATCAAATGACTTTTGATGACTTAGTCCAG
Encoded here:
- the LOC126967982 gene encoding UDP-glycosyltransferase UGT5-like → MYVVVILSGYSFIVLYLELVEWRLDVMFLRRILLLIFSQTAYSARILGLFPFPGLSHQKSFDPLMIALAKKGHNVTVATFFPLNEKPDNYEEVSLESLGVLRLEMLNIGKYENPSGIYRVPFVGNIIDQVNQLTYYGNVGFEICKKIVKYSPFIEKMKFQYDLVITEHFISECMMGLLQAFNITVPVIGMSSCSALPWTYSEMGAENNPSFVPMVTTSFSSQMIFAQRVENTIIKLMSMWHRRNFIEKEKNFIEDFYQKKINHFYYNLIFLNAFNVLHGVKPQVPGLIEIGGIHLEPSKKQLPDHIAKFVNESTDGVIIFSLGSQTKSTSLSEKKQNMLINVFSKLKQRVIWKYASSAENGTFLGNNILKIKWMPQLDLLQHENVKAIICHGGNLGMIEAIYAGKPMVLIPILADQRSNSAAAKQAGVAEVLSLKDFDDQDLTNAIHYVLSKDVQEKASEVSQSWRERESSPLDTAVFWTEKVIRWGHKLQLHSQSRDLPLYQYLLIDIMAFLSVSLILTIASILFILKLILIPVRSYMYSKVKLQ